The Acetivibrio cellulolyticus CD2 genome has a segment encoding these proteins:
- the pflA gene encoding pyruvate formate-lyase-activating protein gives MTIKGRIHSFESFGTVDGPGIRFVIFMQGCPFRCLYCHNPDTWSNDRGILYSVDEVFDKIRRYIPYFKNSGGGVTVSGGEPLLQAEFITELFKKCKEEGIHTTIDTNGFVDSNSDIVNTLLDYTDLVLLDIKHIDEQKHKSLTGCSNKNVLSFAKHLDSRKIPVWLRYVVVPGLTDYEPDVKKLSKFIAGLSNIENIELLPFHKIGEYKWKELELDYKLYDTPPANESDIDRLRKIFTILK, from the coding sequence ATGACTATTAAAGGCAGAATACATTCATTTGAATCGTTTGGTACTGTTGACGGTCCTGGTATAAGATTTGTAATCTTTATGCAGGGCTGTCCTTTTCGCTGCCTTTACTGCCACAACCCGGATACCTGGAGTAATGACAGAGGGATTTTATATTCCGTTGACGAGGTGTTTGATAAAATCAGAAGGTATATCCCCTACTTCAAAAACTCCGGAGGTGGTGTAACAGTTTCAGGCGGCGAACCACTTCTTCAGGCAGAATTTATTACCGAGCTTTTTAAGAAATGTAAGGAAGAAGGCATTCATACAACAATTGATACAAATGGATTTGTAGACAGTAATTCAGATATTGTCAACACACTCTTGGATTACACAGATCTAGTACTTCTTGATATAAAACACATAGATGAACAGAAGCACAAATCACTGACAGGATGTAGTAACAAAAATGTTCTCAGCTTTGCCAAACACCTAGATAGCAGAAAAATTCCTGTATGGTTAAGGTATGTAGTTGTTCCCGGCCTTACTGATTATGAACCGGATGTAAAAAAACTCAGCAAATTTATAGCAGGTCTTTCAAACATTGAAAATATTGAACTACTCCCCTTTCACAAAATCGGAGAGTACAAATGGAAAGAGCTTGAACTTGATTATAAACTCTATGATACTCCTCCAGCTAATGAAAGTGATATAGATAGATTGCGTAAAATATTTACTATTCTAAAGTGA
- a CDS encoding S-layer homology domain-containing protein, with translation MLRKKTIIILVALIMILTQSGFSVLAQNYYEDTADTDFSDLPSSHWAYDAVKWMDRNEIISGYPDNTFKPNKVVTRAEFAVIMVKALNLPLKTSEEETFIDMPKDNWAYSYVESAKYYLTGFRTSKGDRFWPGRESVREDMAVALVKAMKYQDEEVDESILDNFSDKDSISPELRKYVAIAVEHNIMKGNPIGGSELKAFRPQNYLTRAEAAVLVYNTLQMTLDEEKITYDEFISTPVTEEATEELELDEDGSIYNYNAPVVQGKVVDGKVVLNWTKASEDGFTYYKVVASQSNSSPRYPQDGYLYYITDRSQTSVTLNSEDCYNGGDIGGKLVPGKSYYFSITTVYGDEKVPGNAVLLKYPSASNVSSSVKVTGKVVDGHIVLQWTPVTSSGFNYYKVVISKDVSNPKYPEDGYLYYFTDVNKTSCVIDNSSAYNGGSFGEYLVPGQKYYFSITAVFGDRKIVGNAIQLTYPE, from the coding sequence ATGTTAAGAAAAAAAACTATTATCATCTTGGTAGCTTTGATAATGATTCTTACTCAATCGGGTTTTTCTGTGTTAGCGCAAAACTATTATGAAGATACTGCGGATACTGATTTTTCAGATCTGCCTTCATCTCATTGGGCTTACGATGCAGTAAAATGGATGGATAGAAATGAAATAATTTCAGGATACCCGGACAATACATTTAAACCTAATAAAGTTGTAACAAGGGCAGAATTTGCAGTAATTATGGTTAAAGCTCTGAACCTTCCATTAAAGACATCTGAGGAAGAGACTTTTATAGATATGCCAAAAGATAATTGGGCTTATAGCTATGTTGAATCCGCCAAGTATTATCTCACCGGATTCAGAACTTCAAAGGGCGACCGATTCTGGCCAGGCAGGGAATCAGTAAGGGAAGATATGGCAGTTGCTTTGGTAAAAGCAATGAAGTACCAGGACGAAGAGGTTGATGAATCAATATTGGACAACTTTAGTGATAAGGATTCAATTTCCCCGGAATTAAGAAAATACGTTGCTATTGCTGTTGAACATAACATAATGAAGGGTAATCCTATTGGAGGCAGTGAACTTAAGGCTTTCAGGCCTCAGAATTATTTAACAAGAGCGGAAGCTGCGGTATTGGTTTATAATACGCTTCAGATGACTCTCGACGAAGAAAAGATTACATATGATGAATTCATAAGCACTCCTGTTACGGAGGAAGCAACTGAAGAACTTGAGTTGGATGAGGATGGAAGTATTTACAACTATAATGCTCCGGTTGTGCAGGGAAAAGTTGTTGATGGAAAAGTGGTATTAAATTGGACAAAGGCTTCTGAAGATGGATTTACCTACTATAAGGTTGTAGCATCGCAAAGCAATTCATCACCGAGATATCCTCAGGATGGCTATTTATACTATATTACAGATAGGTCTCAGACAAGCGTTACTTTAAACAGTGAAGATTGTTATAACGGTGGTGATATCGGAGGAAAGCTTGTTCCGGGTAAAAGCTATTATTTTAGCATAACAACTGTTTATGGTGATGAAAAGGTTCCCGGCAATGCAGTGTTGCTTAAATATCCTTCCGCAAGTAATGTTTCCAGCTCAGTCAAGGTAACTGGAAAAGTAGTAGATGGACATATTGTTTTGCAATGGACTCCGGTAACATCATCAGGATTCAACTATTATAAGGTAGTTATTTCAAAAGATGTTTCCAATCCTAAATATCCGGAAGATGGTTATCTCTATTATTTTACTGATGTGAATAAAACATCTTGCGTAATAGATAACAGTTCTGCTTATAATGGCGGAAGTTTTGGAGAATATCTTGTACCCGGTCAAAAATATTATTTTAGTATAACTGCTGTATTTGGCGATAGAAAGATAGTTGGTAATGCAATACAGTTAACTTATCCAGAATAA
- a CDS encoding anti-sigma-I factor RsgI family protein, protein MYNVGTIIELAQDGAIVMVSDCDFVLIRKKKGMFLGQQVKFSDSDIKNPNKGTIKRVSAIAGIAAALIMIFMAVFQFMQKSPIDRTYAFVDIDINPSLELLIDRNNSVVGIKEINKDAETLLEDNNLKGMPIDYAIEKVFELAHDRGFVYEDKENLVLISLALNPKAGKKGDEEQKLEELLAQIEVEANEDKIIKPVVITVPESTKKSADINDLSTGRQYIYEKSKEQSNEIDLVEAKESPIEDLLSEVKIVFEEDNASINGQSQIPTSQPTLVPTPKAVVTSTPAVSSSMSVAVKASTTPTATVAPKLTAKPTLKATPKPAAKSTASKLSYEYAKISGKADGGKIYLKWKPVSNSNGFKYYKVVASRSDVKPKYPENGYLYVITDVNSTSAVVDNSQSYTNGDFGSYFKNGEKYYFSITTVYEDRVVAGDVIVLTYPGESVGTNSSTSASSTLTPKVSATVKDGKVYLKWNPIYVEGFNYYKVVISKSNPRPKYPDDGYMYYTTNPDETSFTVDKSMPYNGGDFGGTLQSGQKYYFSITMVYNGNSVAGNAIQLTIP, encoded by the coding sequence ATGTATAATGTCGGTACGATTATAGAACTGGCACAAGATGGTGCAATAGTAATGGTCAGTGACTGCGATTTTGTTCTGATCAGAAAGAAAAAAGGAATGTTTTTAGGTCAGCAGGTGAAGTTTTCAGATTCGGATATAAAGAATCCAAATAAAGGTACTATAAAAAGAGTTTCTGCCATTGCGGGTATTGCTGCTGCGCTGATAATGATTTTCATGGCAGTATTCCAGTTTATGCAAAAGAGTCCGATTGACAGGACTTATGCATTTGTAGACATTGATATAAACCCCAGTTTGGAATTGCTGATTGACAGAAATAATTCAGTTGTTGGAATTAAGGAAATAAACAAGGATGCAGAAACTCTTCTTGAGGATAATAATTTGAAGGGAATGCCTATAGATTATGCAATTGAAAAGGTATTTGAGCTTGCTCATGACCGGGGGTTTGTTTATGAAGACAAAGAGAATTTGGTTCTTATTTCATTGGCTTTAAACCCTAAGGCAGGTAAAAAAGGTGACGAAGAACAAAAACTTGAGGAACTTTTAGCACAAATAGAGGTGGAAGCAAATGAGGATAAGATTATTAAGCCAGTGGTGATTACAGTTCCTGAATCCACTAAAAAGTCTGCTGACATAAACGATCTATCGACAGGAAGACAATATATTTACGAAAAATCCAAAGAGCAGTCAAATGAGATTGATTTGGTAGAAGCGAAGGAAAGTCCTATTGAAGATTTGCTTAGTGAGGTCAAAATTGTATTTGAGGAAGACAATGCGAGTATAAACGGACAAAGTCAAATTCCAACATCGCAGCCTACACTTGTGCCGACACCGAAGGCTGTAGTTACTTCTACACCAGCAGTTAGTTCGTCTATGTCTGTTGCTGTAAAAGCATCAACAACACCAACTGCAACAGTTGCTCCTAAACTTACAGCAAAGCCAACGCTTAAGGCTACACCAAAACCTGCGGCTAAATCGACAGCTTCCAAATTAAGCTATGAGTATGCAAAAATATCCGGAAAGGCTGATGGTGGTAAAATATATCTAAAATGGAAGCCGGTAAGCAATAGTAATGGATTTAAGTATTATAAGGTTGTTGCATCTAGGAGCGATGTAAAGCCTAAATATCCTGAAAATGGTTATCTTTATGTAATTACAGATGTTAACTCGACTTCTGCAGTAGTAGATAATTCTCAGTCATACACCAATGGAGATTTTGGCAGTTACTTTAAAAATGGCGAAAAGTATTACTTTAGTATAACCACAGTGTATGAAGACAGAGTAGTTGCGGGAGACGTAATTGTTCTGACGTACCCGGGAGAAAGTGTTGGCACAAATAGTTCAACTAGTGCAAGCAGCACTCTCACGCCTAAAGTATCGGCGACAGTAAAAGATGGCAAGGTCTACCTAAAATGGAATCCTATTTATGTGGAAGGATTCAATTATTACAAGGTTGTTATTTCAAAAAGCAACCCGAGACCCAAATATCCGGATGATGGATACATGTATTACACTACAAATCCTGATGAAACTTCTTTTACCGTTGATAAGTCTATGCCATACAATGGAGGGGATTTTGGAGGTACTTTGCAATCCGGACAGAAGTATTACTTCAGTATAACTATGGTTTACAACGGGAATAGTGTTGCCGGAAATGCGATACAATTAACTATTCCATAA
- the sigI gene encoding RNA polymerase sigma-I factor, which produces MGFKIPFLARSQAEGDGVNGILVEIKSGNTQLKEKFISDYKPFVIKAVFNATGKRVEVENSEEYSIGLLAFNEAIDSFDFSKNKNFFGFSEQVIKRRIIDYSRKNRETQNKVFPFTYFSDEQSNDFEERYLTSDFTNEFSNIEVKEDILIFKDKLRQYGISFRDLLTCAPKHKDSRVMCIRIARVIARDEKLLNKMEKTKTLPIQELLKVINVYRGTLEKNRKFIIALCVIMTSSLEVMNGYISQTEEGGDANV; this is translated from the coding sequence TTGGGTTTTAAAATTCCTTTTCTTGCCAGAAGTCAAGCTGAAGGCGATGGCGTAAACGGTATTCTGGTTGAGATTAAAAGTGGAAATACTCAACTTAAAGAGAAATTTATAAGCGATTATAAGCCATTTGTTATAAAGGCTGTTTTTAACGCGACCGGAAAGCGTGTGGAGGTTGAAAATAGTGAAGAGTATAGTATTGGCCTTTTGGCATTTAACGAAGCAATAGACAGCTTTGATTTTTCAAAGAATAAAAACTTTTTCGGTTTTAGTGAGCAGGTAATAAAACGTCGGATTATTGACTATTCCAGGAAAAACAGGGAAACACAAAATAAGGTATTTCCATTTACATACTTTAGTGATGAACAGAGCAATGATTTTGAAGAAAGATATTTGACGTCAGATTTTACAAATGAGTTTAGCAATATAGAAGTAAAAGAAGATATATTGATTTTTAAAGATAAACTGAGACAGTACGGGATTTCTTTCAGAGATCTTTTGACTTGTGCCCCAAAACATAAGGATTCCAGAGTAATGTGTATAAGGATTGCAAGAGTTATAGCAAGAGATGAGAAACTGCTTAACAAAATGGAAAAAACTAAAACTCTCCCAATTCAAGAACTGCTGAAGGTTATAAATGTGTACCGTGGAACACTTGAAAAAAACCGCAAGTTTATAATTGCGCTCTGCGTGATTATGACCAGCAGTCTGGAAGTTATGAACGGCTATATAAGTCAAACTGAGGAGGGAGGGGATGCAAATGTATAA
- a CDS encoding transposase, which yields MVKLYKQISFADTFEECKDVFQNNKPKFLKLLSQHLDLSSLIPQDFYWSYHKTLGRDRKYSLSSMLSALVLQKILGIPTVSLLIIFLNLCHEAREFCGLPDVPHNSQFTRFKQDFVIYLENFFNHLVDITEPICQEINTTLASTIAYDTSGIETFVTENNPKFINSIIKNSRLSTRTSLMSMYIKWLIALCLLQPLQTKKSSNST from the coding sequence ATGGTAAAACTTTATAAACAAATTTCTTTTGCTGACACATTCGAAGAATGTAAAGATGTTTTTCAAAATAATAAGCCAAAATTTCTTAAGCTACTCTCACAACATCTTGATTTATCTTCGCTTATACCACAGGATTTTTATTGGTCTTACCACAAAACTCTAGGGAGAGACCGTAAATATTCACTCTCTTCAATGCTTTCAGCATTAGTTCTGCAGAAAATTCTTGGCATTCCTACAGTTTCGCTACTCATTATTTTTCTTAATTTATGCCATGAAGCCCGTGAATTCTGTGGCCTTCCAGACGTCCCTCATAACTCTCAGTTTACACGGTTCAAACAAGATTTCGTTATTTACCTGGAAAACTTCTTTAACCACCTTGTAGATATTACAGAACCTATTTGCCAGGAAATTAACACTACTCTTGCATCCACTATCGCTTATGATACTTCAGGTATTGAAACCTTTGTAACTGAGAATAACCCAAAGTTCATAAATTCTATCATAAAAAACTCAAGGCTTTCTACAAGGACAAGCCTGATGTCGATGTATATAAAATGGCTTATAGCCTTATGCCTTCTTCAGCCTCTGCAAACAAAGAAATCAAGCAACTCTACATAA
- a CDS encoding L,D-transpeptidase family protein: MKKALAYIYITLLLLAGCRTNAVESEVLSNNVYDNVYKTENECDTVKIPGPLGTDEPLKDDGDVEKNINADQLSEDRELTKEAEEKNVTESDVIVDQEGIKSEKDNLVSDEETILKTFESKVPKEVVMNIKYNKYEVPTDYLLILSSEINIREKPSTSSKVIGCAHYFEKVNLIAEVQGEFIAKYNTDKWYKIALKVGGKVQNGYILSNLAEPRGFQFNKMFEAVKRAKSEMESNTSAYITNYKNRVGLAPLYNGSTKDKFGILRNQSAPAYYEPNLGANFRYITDGTLVSTLAETDSFYKIRTLNFDGEYYVPKKYLSFRKTIKELTKVVVVDRKNQNEGVFELIDGKWNLISYIYATTGENSKHKLPTDLGYYMAIQKVEKFSYLDDVTKQIAGYAPYAIRFNGGAYIHGVPVDYVLKDGKRVDPGIQEYLFTVGTVPRSHKCVRNYTSHSKFLYDWIEIGKSAVIVIE, translated from the coding sequence ATGAAGAAAGCTTTGGCTTATATATATATTACTTTATTATTGCTTGCAGGTTGTAGAACTAATGCAGTTGAAAGTGAAGTTTTAAGCAATAATGTGTATGATAATGTATATAAAACGGAGAACGAGTGCGATACTGTTAAAATACCAGGTCCGCTGGGGACGGACGAGCCTTTGAAAGATGACGGAGATGTTGAAAAGAATATTAACGCTGATCAATTGTCGGAAGATAGGGAGCTTACAAAAGAAGCAGAAGAGAAGAACGTTACAGAGTCCGATGTAATTGTTGATCAGGAAGGTATTAAAAGTGAAAAGGACAACCTTGTTTCAGATGAGGAAACCATATTGAAAACATTTGAATCCAAGGTCCCCAAAGAAGTAGTAATGAATATAAAATATAATAAATATGAGGTTCCAACTGATTATCTGCTGATATTAAGCAGTGAGATAAACATAAGGGAAAAGCCATCAACATCATCAAAGGTGATTGGATGTGCCCACTATTTTGAAAAGGTTAATCTAATAGCGGAAGTACAGGGTGAATTTATTGCGAAATATAATACGGATAAATGGTACAAGATAGCCTTGAAAGTAGGAGGGAAAGTTCAAAACGGGTACATTCTGTCAAATTTGGCTGAGCCGAGAGGCTTTCAGTTCAATAAGATGTTTGAGGCTGTTAAAAGGGCAAAAAGTGAAATGGAGAGTAATACTTCTGCATATATTACGAATTATAAGAACCGTGTTGGTTTAGCTCCTTTATATAATGGCAGCACAAAGGACAAATTCGGAATACTAAGAAACCAGTCAGCACCAGCATATTATGAACCGAATCTGGGAGCTAACTTCAGGTATATTACTGATGGTACTTTGGTTTCTACTCTTGCAGAAACGGATAGCTTCTATAAGATACGTACCTTGAATTTTGATGGGGAATACTATGTACCTAAAAAGTATCTTTCTTTCAGGAAAACAATAAAAGAACTTACAAAAGTGGTAGTAGTAGATAGGAAGAATCAAAATGAGGGCGTTTTTGAATTGATTGATGGAAAATGGAATCTGATATCCTACATTTATGCTACAACAGGTGAAAATTCCAAACACAAACTTCCTACAGACCTTGGGTATTATATGGCGATTCAAAAGGTGGAAAAATTCTCATACTTGGACGATGTCACAAAACAAATAGCAGGGTATGCGCCATATGCTATAAGATTTAACGGTGGAGCATATATTCATGGCGTACCTGTTGATTATGTGCTGAAAGACGGAAAACGCGTAGATCCTGGTATACAGGAATATTTGTTTACAGTCGGTACCGTTCCGAGGTCGCATAAATGTGTAAGAAACTATACAAGTCATTCGAAGTTTTTGTACGATTGGATTGAAATTGGCAAGAGTGCTGTTATAGTTATAGAGTAA
- a CDS encoding DUF6688 domain-containing protein: MGQVAGAIVLIIVIFIFYIAPLVITVFNIINLVKKKPALENRTDIFTFLLGIPLSLFLFASWGAKDYKEAIVLDPTSFRLHTPISYEHILTFIVFAFIATAGYLILRKKKGELSPIISLICISAIYLGMALGILFIIQLSRNFLSKETLLPFDVIYLCLLPLNYILCSARLLRQIINIHSENQEEKGIYYENRFLNFCHIILTSSKNWYAVAFLVLIPLLGVLLIILVLFGQSPDSIIKAFTETSDWTLSQKISPPPIKYEGHYLCTVAVNGHKSLVKPTRMGIRHGVKIVVNRQLCIANAFEQLIQEKTPGIHKFIRYIYDKYGYPVSKHITTSWRADFVYVLMKPLEWFFLFILYFVDVNPENRIAMQYTGKKVLP; encoded by the coding sequence ATGGGGCAAGTAGCTGGTGCTATTGTTCTAATTATAGTTATTTTTATTTTTTATATTGCACCGTTAGTAATTACAGTGTTTAATATAATTAATCTTGTCAAAAAGAAGCCGGCATTAGAAAATCGTACAGATATATTTACTTTTCTTTTGGGGATTCCATTATCTTTATTTTTATTTGCATCATGGGGAGCAAAGGATTATAAAGAGGCTATTGTTTTGGATCCCACGTCCTTTAGGCTGCATACGCCTATATCTTACGAACATATCTTAACGTTTATAGTTTTTGCTTTTATTGCAACAGCAGGATACTTGATTCTCAGAAAAAAAAAGGGTGAATTATCCCCAATTATAAGCCTTATATGCATTTCAGCAATTTATTTGGGAATGGCTTTAGGAATTTTATTTATAATTCAACTGTCCAGGAACTTTTTAAGCAAGGAAACTCTTCTACCTTTTGATGTAATCTATTTATGTCTATTGCCACTAAATTACATACTCTGTTCTGCCAGACTCTTGAGACAAATTATAAATATACATTCAGAGAATCAAGAGGAAAAAGGAATTTATTATGAAAACAGATTTCTCAATTTCTGTCATATAATACTGACCAGCAGTAAAAACTGGTATGCTGTTGCCTTTCTTGTGTTGATCCCACTTCTTGGCGTTTTGCTTATTATTCTTGTATTGTTTGGACAATCACCAGACTCAATTATTAAAGCATTTACAGAAACAAGTGACTGGACTTTATCACAAAAGATATCTCCTCCTCCCATTAAATATGAAGGGCATTATCTTTGTACAGTTGCGGTAAATGGACACAAGAGTCTGGTAAAACCGACAAGGATGGGTATAAGGCATGGTGTGAAAATTGTGGTGAACAGGCAGCTTTGTATAGCAAATGCTTTTGAACAGCTTATACAGGAGAAAACTCCGGGAATTCATAAATTTATCCGGTATATATATGACAAATACGGATATCCTGTTTCAAAACACATAACAACCAGCTGGCGTGCAGATTTTGTGTATGTTTTAATGAAGCCTCTGGAATGGTTTTTCCTATTTATACTTTACTTTGTGGATGTTAATCCGGAAAACAGAATAGCTATGCAGTATACAGGTAAAAAGGTACTTCCATAG
- a CDS encoding dockerin type I repeat-containing protein — protein MYKKIQFVLTFFVFAMIFHLNAFGLTASQETFVNSFNNAGDQSTYANSIPLPYDDCSDSYTGINDPHPIKESTVIINNTDCYPDMDAYSFYPTTSEEFVFSINASNSVTIEITDIEDNILYEFCAEDVLESEFIINLPFDYFYTIKVIGYSNYAEYQFYLLPVTDDYGNDTESSSEIQIGSIVTGNLISTDDIDYFSFVPEKTGAYKLNLVSPHCYNLIITDSNGEQIHNLACYFNLTRDQKYYIKVWNEDSSKVLSYYDFSITGPLEEDYGDTISTSQSVYTNQNIQGSIYHSGDYDIFSFNATSIYCILEVKGVPYKNIELYDSSNNLVICYDGIEYISATKNLAIDEVAIQHKSIVCYDNLQVGSTYFLKIGGDTDPTPYTFTIKSSLDGYNDNSYIFAKTIDVATPVTGNINSYHKDVFRFIPKLSGTYSINFLDILHLDFSVFDFNSYSYLDPIFSTQVNSSRYNYELEKGKTYYIFIYPYYETEYSFIIDGPLPTPEVKIGDVNGDNSINSIDFANLRMFLLGMINTFPSPLGQDAADINQDGSINSIDFAILRQYLLGIIDTL, from the coding sequence ATGTACAAAAAGATCCAATTTGTTTTAACGTTCTTTGTCTTTGCTATGATTTTTCATCTTAACGCCTTTGGCTTAACAGCTTCACAAGAAACCTTTGTCAACTCATTTAATAATGCAGGAGATCAATCTACATATGCCAATTCAATACCATTACCTTATGATGATTGTAGTGATTCTTATACTGGTATTAATGACCCGCATCCTATAAAAGAATCTACTGTAATAATAAATAATACTGATTGTTATCCGGATATGGATGCATATAGTTTTTACCCAACTACAAGTGAAGAATTTGTTTTTTCAATCAATGCTAGTAATTCCGTAACAATCGAAATAACTGATATTGAAGATAATATTTTATACGAATTTTGTGCTGAAGATGTGTTGGAAAGTGAATTCATTATCAACTTACCGTTTGATTACTTTTATACTATTAAGGTTATAGGATATTCAAATTACGCTGAATATCAATTTTATCTTTTACCTGTTACTGATGATTATGGCAATGATACAGAAAGTTCATCCGAAATTCAGATAGGTAGTATAGTTACAGGAAATCTTATTTCAACTGATGATATCGATTATTTTAGTTTTGTTCCCGAAAAGACTGGTGCATACAAACTCAACTTAGTATCACCTCATTGTTACAATCTTATTATCACAGATAGCAATGGTGAACAAATTCACAATTTGGCCTGTTATTTCAATCTTACAAGAGACCAAAAATACTACATAAAAGTATGGAATGAAGACAGCAGTAAAGTGCTATCCTATTATGACTTTTCAATAACCGGTCCTTTGGAAGAAGATTATGGTGATACCATAAGTACTTCTCAATCTGTTTACACAAATCAAAATATTCAAGGTTCAATATACCATTCTGGAGACTATGATATTTTCAGTTTTAATGCCACTTCGATATATTGTATACTAGAGGTTAAAGGAGTTCCGTACAAAAATATAGAGCTTTATGATAGTTCAAATAATCTCGTTATTTGTTATGATGGCATAGAATACATATCTGCAACTAAGAATTTAGCAATTGATGAAGTAGCAATACAACATAAATCAATAGTATGTTATGACAACTTACAAGTGGGTAGCACATATTTTTTGAAAATTGGAGGAGATACTGATCCTACACCTTATACCTTTACAATAAAATCATCATTAGATGGTTACAATGATAATTCCTATATTTTTGCAAAGACTATAGATGTAGCTACTCCTGTAACCGGCAACATCAATTCTTACCACAAAGATGTTTTTAGGTTTATCCCTAAATTATCAGGCACTTATAGTATAAACTTTTTAGATATCTTACATTTAGATTTTTCAGTTTTTGATTTCAACTCATATTCATATCTAGATCCAATATTTTCAACTCAAGTCAATTCATCAAGATATAATTATGAACTGGAAAAAGGTAAAACATACTATATATTTATTTATCCTTATTATGAAACCGAATACTCATTTATTATTGACGGTCCATTACCAACGCCTGAAGTAAAAATTGGAGATGTGAATGGAGACAATAGCATTAACTCAATTGACTTTGCAAACTTGCGAATGTTCCTGCTTGGAATGATTAATACATTCCCATCCCCATTAGGACAGGATGCCGCAGATATAAATCAAGACGGTTCAATTAATTCAATTGATTTTGCTATATTACGACAATATCTCTTGGGGATTATTGACACTCTTTGA